A genomic segment from Chloroflexota bacterium encodes:
- a CDS encoding cupin domain-containing protein, with protein MPKPEYEFFEPSNIPATNVGGVKGLSERILSRDPETGDYTRILQFEPGTDTSPMGVQRHDFWEEVWILEGSLHDISLNQTFRAGMYACRPPGMPHGPWRAPEGCRTFEIRYFRKS; from the coding sequence ATGCCAAAGCCCGAATATGAGTTTTTCGAGCCGTCGAACATCCCGGCGACCAACGTTGGCGGCGTGAAGGGACTCAGCGAGCGGATCCTCAGTCGCGACCCCGAGACGGGGGACTACACGCGTATTTTGCAATTCGAGCCCGGCACCGACACGAGCCCGATGGGTGTGCAGCGGCACGATTTCTGGGAGGAGGTGTGGATCCTCGAGGGGAGCCTCCACGACATATCGCTGAACCAAACGTTCCGCGCGGGGATGTACGCGTGCCGCCCACCGGGCATGCCCCACGGCCCCTGGCGAGCCCCGGAGGGCTGCCGGACTTTCGAGATCCGATACTTCCGCAAGTCTTAG
- a CDS encoding MBL fold metallo-hydrolase produces MRVTFWGTRGSIASPGPRTVRHGGNTSCVEVRTDSGVLIIFDSGTGIRELGMSLIEQDGPVRGHVMLSHTHWDHIQGWPFFSPAFVAGNAFTLHGMSGISGSLNQVLANQMEYTYFPVTLDDMQADIGFHEVREGAFSIDDVKVTVHYLNHTCVCLGYRVEADGQAVIYASDTEPHGLRVLGPSSSVAPQRGSLPHLVHEEDRRLAEFVHEADLLIMDAQYTDAEYPAKIGWGHSTTSYTTDIGVLGRVKRLALYHHDPTHNDEAVDAIVAAARSRAAAYGSDVEVFGAAEGTTILF; encoded by the coding sequence GTGCGGGTCACCTTTTGGGGCACTCGAGGGTCCATCGCCTCCCCTGGCCCGCGAACCGTTCGCCACGGCGGCAACACGTCGTGCGTGGAGGTCAGGACGGACAGCGGCGTCCTCATCATTTTCGACAGCGGCACCGGCATCCGCGAGTTGGGCATGTCGCTAATCGAGCAGGATGGACCGGTTCGCGGCCACGTCATGCTCTCGCATACCCACTGGGACCACATCCAGGGGTGGCCATTCTTCTCCCCAGCCTTCGTCGCAGGCAACGCCTTTACCCTCCACGGGATGTCGGGCATCAGTGGTAGCCTGAATCAGGTCCTGGCGAACCAGATGGAATACACCTACTTTCCGGTCACCCTCGACGATATGCAGGCGGATATCGGCTTCCACGAAGTTCGTGAGGGCGCGTTTTCCATCGATGACGTAAAGGTCACCGTCCACTACCTGAACCACACGTGTGTGTGTCTCGGGTACCGGGTGGAAGCCGACGGACAGGCGGTGATCTACGCGTCCGACACAGAGCCCCACGGGCTGCGGGTTTTGGGACCATCCAGCTCTGTCGCGCCTCAGCGGGGCAGCCTGCCGCATCTGGTGCACGAAGAGGACCGGCGGCTCGCGGAATTCGTTCACGAGGCGGACCTTCTCATCATGGACGCGCAATACACCGATGCTGAATATCCGGCGAAGATCGGATGGGGCCACTCCACGACGAGCTACACGACGGATATCGGCGTGCTCGGTCGCGTGAAGCGACTCGCCCTGTACCACCACGACCCGACGCACAACGACGAGGCCGTCGACGCCATCGTCGCCGCCGCCCGGTCGCGTGCAGCCGCTTATGGATCCGACGTCGAGGTCTTTGGCGCTGCCGAGGGCACGACTATCCTGTTCTGA
- a CDS encoding peptide ABC transporter substrate-binding protein, translating into MSRWPLPAVTRRRFLQLVPAAFAAAACQPPAISQPRPVGSESWEQHPGGSITLAVEAEPQTLVPSVGGPRSDAAQHLFNLVHQSLATYDDQGRPSPRVALSLPSLENGTWKVFDDGTMETVWTLRDDVQWHDGEPLTADDVVFSWRVFNDAAVPIGSRKVARLIDAIDAPDSHTVVMHWRARYAFADQITGNDLTLLPSHLLEASYDLRREQLAAHPYWRAQFVGVGPFRVDQWSNGTIRLTAFDAYFLGRPVLNAITVRFLPDSSAAVAALLAGGIDVMLPRRAVPGVVLTLQQRWQDARDGTSAVLPGYSWLFLAPQFSGPQPEDLLDLRVRQALDCSLDRAAIAEAVTGDRSLASDLWVPSADPQYALLGPDYTPTEYDPARARDLFREAGWRRESADDVLVKQGRRFEIELTTPPEFERTSTAVAEFWREAGVAVQVSILNRPALTDRAGRAAYTGVELAGATPSLALIEGRLSSSNIPLAENQWVGANRGHYASTKIDELLDRVWTTIDPQARGAAERELTAQIASELPILGLLFYPAMAAVRSNVRGVKWPRAQTPTGWASATWNAHEWSAAS; encoded by the coding sequence GTGAGCCGGTGGCCGTTGCCGGCGGTGACCCGCCGGCGTTTTCTCCAGCTCGTGCCGGCGGCATTCGCGGCCGCCGCGTGCCAGCCACCGGCCATTTCCCAACCCCGCCCCGTGGGATCCGAGAGCTGGGAACAGCATCCCGGCGGGAGCATAACGCTCGCGGTGGAGGCCGAGCCCCAAACACTCGTTCCCTCCGTCGGCGGGCCTCGATCGGATGCGGCACAGCACCTCTTCAACCTCGTGCACCAGTCGCTGGCTACCTACGATGACCAGGGTCGTCCCTCCCCCCGGGTAGCGCTCAGCCTTCCATCCCTCGAGAACGGCACGTGGAAGGTCTTCGACGACGGCACCATGGAGACTGTCTGGACACTTCGGGACGACGTTCAGTGGCACGACGGCGAGCCACTGACCGCGGACGATGTCGTTTTCAGCTGGCGCGTGTTCAACGACGCGGCCGTTCCGATCGGGTCGCGCAAGGTCGCACGCCTCATCGACGCGATCGATGCGCCCGATTCGCACACGGTGGTGATGCACTGGCGCGCGCGCTACGCGTTCGCCGATCAGATCACCGGAAACGATCTCACCCTGCTCCCGAGCCACCTCCTGGAGGCGTCGTATGACCTCAGGCGAGAGCAGCTTGCCGCGCACCCCTACTGGCGCGCGCAGTTCGTCGGTGTGGGACCGTTCCGCGTCGATCAATGGAGCAACGGGACGATCCGCCTCACGGCCTTCGACGCCTATTTTCTTGGGCGTCCGGTCCTCAACGCCATCACCGTTCGGTTTCTGCCCGACAGTAGTGCGGCGGTCGCGGCGCTCCTCGCTGGGGGAATTGACGTCATGCTTCCGCGCCGTGCCGTTCCGGGCGTGGTTCTGACCCTGCAGCAGCGCTGGCAGGATGCCCGAGACGGGACGTCGGCGGTGCTCCCGGGATATAGCTGGCTCTTTCTTGCGCCCCAGTTCAGTGGACCGCAGCCGGAGGACCTGCTGGACCTTCGGGTACGACAGGCCCTCGATTGCTCCCTGGATCGCGCTGCCATCGCGGAGGCGGTCACGGGCGACCGCTCGCTGGCGTCCGATCTCTGGGTCCCATCTGCTGATCCGCAGTACGCGCTGCTCGGTCCGGACTACACGCCCACGGAGTACGACCCAGCGCGCGCACGGGATCTCTTTCGCGAGGCCGGATGGCGGCGGGAGTCCGCCGACGACGTCCTCGTGAAGCAGGGCAGGCGATTCGAGATCGAGCTGACCACGCCCCCAGAGTTCGAGCGCACGAGCACCGCCGTGGCAGAGTTCTGGCGGGAGGCTGGGGTCGCGGTCCAGGTCAGCATCCTGAATCGTCCCGCACTCACGGACCGCGCCGGGCGCGCCGCCTATACCGGCGTGGAGCTGGCCGGCGCAACCCCCAGCCTGGCGCTGATCGAAGGGCGACTCAGCAGCTCCAACATTCCGCTTGCCGAGAACCAGTGGGTCGGAGCGAATCGCGGTCACTACGCCAGCACGAAGATCGACGAGCTGCTCGACCGCGTCTGGACGACCATCGACCCACAGGCGCGTGGCGCCGCCGAGCGCGAGCTTACCGCGCAGATCGCGTCTGAGCTTCCCATCCTGGGACTCCTGTTCTACCCGGCCATGGCGGCTGTTCGTTCGAACGTCCGTGGAGTCAAATGGCCGCGCGCGCAAACGCCGACAGGATGGGCGTCGGCGACCTGGAACGCCCACGAGTGGAGCGCGGCTAGCTGA
- a CDS encoding response regulator, with amino-acid sequence MPDAYKILVADDDPDIIDLIASILRADHHDVVTASDGAQALEAAFRERPDVVIIDLKMPKTDGFEVIRRLRARFGARQMAIIVLTASNDEGSAAQGFAGGADDFLVKPFTPSNLRARVTTWLLRQSDHRER; translated from the coding sequence GTGCCGGACGCGTACAAGATCCTCGTGGCCGACGACGACCCCGACATCATCGATCTCATCGCCTCGATCCTTCGAGCCGATCACCACGACGTGGTGACCGCGTCCGACGGGGCGCAGGCCCTTGAAGCGGCGTTTCGTGAACGCCCCGATGTGGTGATCATTGACCTGAAGATGCCGAAGACCGATGGATTCGAGGTCATCCGCCGCCTTCGGGCTCGCTTCGGCGCTCGACAAATGGCGATCATCGTGCTGACGGCGAGCAATGACGAGGGATCGGCCGCCCAGGGGTTCGCCGGGGGGGCAGACGACTTTCTGGTTAAGCCGTTCACGCCGTCGAATCTCCGGGCCAGGGTGACCACGTGGCTGCTCCGCCAAAGTGACCACCGGGAACGTTAA
- a CDS encoding DUF2848 family protein produces the protein MDGSPSRHLTLTNGADGSPIGFAVRRIVLAGYTGRDRATVQRHVDELREQGVPAPSQTPELYRIEDGAIQIGGSLKRAGGWSSGEVEFVLLVAPEMTYVGVGSDHTDRDRERASMIEAKRAYPKILGSVVWPLEALLPDWDGLTLRSWVSGAGERRLYQEGSVASIMAPQDLLALLERDERGPGLALYSGTLPALELAPERGRCLFEGAIVTPRGQALITCEYTYEA, from the coding sequence ATGGACGGCTCGCCGTCGCGCCACTTAACCCTCACAAATGGGGCGGACGGGAGCCCCATCGGCTTCGCCGTTCGGCGTATCGTGCTGGCCGGATACACGGGACGGGATCGCGCAACGGTCCAACGGCACGTGGACGAGCTGCGCGAGCAGGGGGTCCCGGCGCCGAGCCAGACGCCCGAGCTGTATCGGATCGAAGACGGCGCGATCCAGATCGGCGGATCGCTCAAGCGCGCCGGCGGCTGGTCCTCGGGCGAGGTGGAGTTCGTTCTGCTGGTGGCGCCCGAAATGACCTACGTGGGAGTGGGAAGCGACCACACCGATCGCGATCGGGAGCGCGCCTCAATGATCGAGGCAAAACGCGCGTATCCGAAAATACTCGGGAGTGTCGTGTGGCCGCTCGAAGCGCTGCTCCCCGACTGGGATGGGCTGACCCTGCGAAGTTGGGTCTCTGGCGCGGGCGAGCGACGCCTCTATCAGGAGGGATCCGTCGCGTCCATCATGGCGCCGCAAGACCTCCTTGCCCTGCTGGAGAGGGACGAGCGCGGGCCGGGGCTGGCGCTCTACTCCGGGACGCTGCCGGCCCTCGAGCTCGCGCCAGAGCGTGGTCGCTGTCTATTCGAGGGCGCCATCGTGACGCCTCGCGGCCAGGCCCTGATCACCTGTGAATACACATACGAGGCGTGA
- a CDS encoding ATP-binding protein, translated as MVERMSRRTGLRIGYATLLVIASAWALWVTGPHDVWNQAYAPVGVALLVGSLIAAPMHGGQKPSSLLLVPLVPAYWRFGGSIAPLLLGAILVANLARRVSILSAVTAGAISILAFEAADRVIASFPQAEARSLLVVWLFALLLAGAWQLAERAQLPPADDPHVERPDLVLSLATAPIGVVAIVAGDLLGEGGLLMALASLLAVLFVVGEWWRLRIAREEAEEERSRLERARVVQEELTHLITHEVRNPLTTVLGYAQLARGALASNQASHSDVIKHLDRITRAGKTIERLMENLLQINKVEMDEGVYARENVPLSIVVRDVVDELSPLADQKQQTLLVEVPDRAPTVYASPLLLREALSNLVSNAVKYTPDGGEIRVWVRDRIERGVATLGVSDTGVGLSEGDQLRLFSKFFRSEDPRVGRERGAGLGLALTHAIVKRMGGSIEVESRLDHGATFRLQIPVTSEEELIA; from the coding sequence ATGGTCGAGCGAATGAGTCGACGCACCGGCTTGCGCATTGGCTACGCGACGCTCCTCGTGATTGCCAGTGCTTGGGCGCTGTGGGTCACTGGTCCACACGACGTGTGGAACCAGGCGTATGCCCCGGTTGGGGTCGCGCTCCTCGTCGGATCGCTCATCGCCGCGCCAATGCACGGTGGACAGAAGCCATCGTCGCTTCTCCTGGTTCCACTGGTGCCCGCTTACTGGCGATTCGGGGGCAGCATCGCTCCGCTCCTCCTCGGCGCGATTCTCGTGGCGAACCTCGCGCGCAGGGTGTCTATCCTTTCCGCGGTAACGGCGGGCGCCATCAGCATTCTCGCGTTCGAGGCCGCCGATCGCGTGATCGCCAGCTTCCCACAGGCCGAGGCGCGATCGCTGCTGGTGGTGTGGCTGTTTGCGCTTTTGCTGGCCGGGGCGTGGCAACTGGCCGAGCGGGCGCAGCTTCCGCCCGCCGACGATCCGCACGTCGAGCGCCCCGACCTGGTACTTTCCCTCGCGACCGCGCCGATCGGGGTGGTGGCCATCGTCGCAGGCGACCTGCTCGGCGAAGGCGGGCTCTTGATGGCGCTCGCATCGTTGCTGGCGGTGCTGTTCGTCGTCGGCGAGTGGTGGAGGCTCCGAATTGCGCGCGAGGAAGCGGAAGAAGAGCGGAGCCGACTCGAGCGGGCACGCGTGGTGCAGGAGGAATTGACGCACCTCATCACGCACGAGGTGCGCAACCCGCTGACGACGGTGCTCGGGTACGCGCAGCTCGCACGCGGCGCGTTGGCCAGCAATCAAGCGTCCCACTCGGACGTGATCAAACACTTGGACCGAATCACTCGAGCGGGGAAGACGATCGAGCGGCTCATGGAGAACTTGCTGCAGATCAACAAGGTGGAGATGGACGAGGGCGTCTATGCTCGAGAGAATGTTCCCCTCAGCATCGTCGTTCGAGATGTCGTCGACGAACTGTCGCCGCTGGCGGATCAAAAGCAGCAGACGCTTCTCGTGGAGGTGCCGGACCGTGCCCCTACCGTATACGCCTCGCCCCTGTTACTGCGTGAGGCGCTCAGCAATCTCGTCAGCAACGCGGTAAAGTACACGCCAGACGGCGGCGAGATTCGGGTTTGGGTTCGCGACCGGATCGAGCGTGGAGTCGCGACCCTCGGCGTCTCCGACACGGGCGTCGGTTTGAGTGAGGGCGATCAGCTGCGCCTGTTCAGCAAGTTCTTTCGGAGCGAGGACCCCCGAGTCGGTCGCGAGCGAGGCGCAGGCCTCGGTCTCGCTCTGACCCACGCCATCGTGAAACGCATGGGGGGAAGCATCGAGGTGGAGAGTCGGCTGGACCACGGCGCGACATTCCGCCTGCAGATTCCCGTCACGAGCGAAGAGGAGTTGATTGCATGA